The following proteins are co-located in the Moraxella nasovis genome:
- a CDS encoding hemerythrin domain-containing protein, whose translation MENIDIFTALIKSHDVQRKLCDSLEMSLKDKDRKQAEQRYEPLRIELQAHAAAEERHLYVPVMKFDDGLDLSRHAIAEHHEMDEMMQVLSDGRTGDERFFETATKLIDEVRHHLKEEENNFFKDAKQLLDTQTQKRLGVLYQAEHESFEERND comes from the coding sequence ATGGAAAACATCGATATTTTTACCGCATTAATCAAATCTCACGACGTGCAACGAAAACTGTGCGACAGCTTAGAGATGAGTTTAAAGGATAAAGACCGTAAGCAAGCTGAGCAGCGTTATGAGCCACTTAGAATTGAGCTGCAAGCCCATGCCGCTGCCGAAGAGCGTCATCTGTATGTGCCTGTCATGAAGTTTGATGATGGCCTTGACCTGTCTCGTCATGCGATTGCTGAACATCATGAGATGGATGAGATGATGCAAGTGCTAAGCGATGGACGCACTGGCGATGAGCGATTCTTTGAAACAGCAACAAAGCTAATTGATGAAGTTCGCCATCATCTTAAAGAAGAAGAAAATAATTTTTTTAAGGACGCAAAACAATTGCTAGATACACAAACTCAAAAACGGCTTGGTGTGCTGTATCAGGCTGAGCATGAGTCTTTTGAAGAGCGTAATGATTAA
- a CDS encoding tRNA dihydrouridine synthase, with product MTDFHHLFTRPVRLLAPMEGLTDPLMRQVLTQIAHDLGTPYDWSVSEFIRVTHYPLPAHVFYKYVPELHTDGKTASGTPIHVQLLGNNPETMSQSAVTAVELGARAIDLNFGCPAKTVNNHKGGSVLLDEPDTLYTIISAVRKAVPSDVPVSAKIRLGYTDMGKMTQIGQAVKSAHASWLTIHARTKTQGYKPPAYWDKIAPFTTLGLPIIANGEIWTAKDATCCANQASTPHLMLGRGAVTRPDLIALINNADKTLTWQQLIAYQLAFLNDDTDNQKGLIGRYKQWLGMLTKGYTEAEDLWQMVKKLKLKDEIIALL from the coding sequence ATGACTGATTTTCACCATCTGTTCACCCGCCCTGTCCGCTTGCTTGCCCCCATGGAAGGCTTAACCGACCCGCTCATGCGGCAAGTTTTAACGCAAATCGCCCATGATTTAGGTACTCCTTATGATTGGTCGGTGAGTGAATTTATCCGAGTGACGCATTATCCGCTACCTGCCCATGTGTTTTATAAATATGTGCCAGAATTACACACCGATGGTAAAACGGCAAGTGGCACACCCATTCATGTACAGCTTTTGGGCAATAACCCTGAGACAATGAGCCAAAGCGCCGTAACGGCGGTGGAGCTTGGGGCAAGAGCCATTGATTTAAACTTTGGTTGCCCTGCAAAAACGGTGAATAACCACAAAGGCGGTTCGGTACTGCTTGATGAGCCAGACACGCTTTATACCATCATCAGTGCTGTGCGAAAAGCTGTGCCAAGCGATGTGCCTGTATCTGCCAAAATTCGCTTGGGCTATACCGACATGGGTAAAATGACCCAGATTGGGCAAGCGGTCAAATCTGCTCACGCAAGCTGGCTTACCATTCATGCTCGCACCAAAACCCAAGGCTATAAACCCCCTGCTTATTGGGATAAAATCGCCCCTTTTACCACTCTTGGATTACCCATCATCGCTAATGGTGAGATTTGGACTGCCAAAGATGCTACTTGTTGTGCCAACCAAGCCAGCACACCCCATCTTATGCTCGGACGTGGGGCGGTTACTCGTCCTGATTTGATTGCTCTTATTAATAATGCCGATAAAACCTTAACTTGGCAACAGCTAATAGCTTATCAACTCGCCTTTTTAAATGATGATACTGACAACCAAAAAGGACTCATTGGACGGTATAAACAGTGGCTTGGTATGCTGACCAAAGGCTATACTGAAGCCGAAGATTTATGGCAAATGGTCAAAAAATTAAAACTAAAAGATGAGATTATAGCCCTGCTATAA
- a CDS encoding UvrD-helicase domain-containing protein, which yields MNPSTPHTPTEEQFAALDMARQGNSFKVVAYAGAGKTTTLKLISENLQGRGLYLAFNKAIANEAQGKFPKHVRCQTFHSLAFRHVPRDITAKVSLPRLTPARLADELRLSPIQVLRQFDGIPKPVTLTKSKLGTIIGESITHFCKTSSAYPAPRHLILPSWLSDADDAALRQQLYPALEERWLQSIDARHQAGIGHDIYLKLWTLSNPAIPADFILFDEAQDADPLMMGALIKQDRQTIYVGDAHQQIYEWRGAVNAMKRLPYPQTLLTQSFRFGEAIADVANVLLKALQETIPLKGNPNRQSSVEKQLRISQKDAILCRTNAGAMARLLTGLKANHKVALQADSSRILRFCQGAESLKNGKSAYGIAELAYFNHWGEVQEFSETTDGSDLKTWVKLIEEHGVSTITQAINALSTPRCADYVVSTAHKSKGLEWGRVQLADDFLYDVTERSVKISAEELRLLYVACTRGQDTLDVHDVNDLLYALTTKKLIYD from the coding sequence ATGAACCCATCTACACCCCACACACCCACCGAAGAACAGTTTGCCGCCTTAGATATGGCAAGGCAAGGCAATTCCTTTAAGGTGGTGGCGTATGCTGGGGCTGGCAAGACCACCACGCTTAAGCTTATCAGTGAAAACCTACAAGGACGTGGGCTGTATCTAGCCTTCAACAAAGCCATCGCAAACGAAGCCCAAGGCAAATTCCCAAAACACGTTCGCTGTCAGACTTTTCATTCGCTTGCGTTTCGTCATGTGCCACGAGACATCACAGCCAAAGTCAGTCTGCCACGCCTAACACCTGCTCGCTTGGCTGATGAATTACGGCTTTCTCCCATTCAAGTTTTACGACAGTTTGATGGCATACCTAAGCCTGTTACACTCACGAAATCTAAGCTCGGTACGATTATTGGTGAATCTATTACGCATTTTTGCAAGACATCATCAGCCTATCCTGCACCACGCCATCTTATATTGCCAAGTTGGCTAAGCGATGCAGACGATGCCGCCTTAAGACAGCAGCTTTATCCTGCACTTGAAGAACGCTGGCTACAGTCAATAGACGCACGCCACCAAGCGGGTATTGGTCATGACATTTATCTTAAATTATGGACCTTATCCAATCCTGCCATTCCTGCTGATTTTATCTTATTTGACGAAGCCCAAGATGCAGACCCCTTAATGATGGGAGCATTAATCAAGCAAGATAGGCAGACCATCTATGTAGGCGACGCCCATCAGCAGATTTATGAATGGCGTGGGGCGGTGAACGCCATGAAACGCTTGCCCTACCCACAGACACTATTGACACAGTCTTTTCGTTTTGGCGAAGCGATTGCAGATGTGGCAAATGTGCTGTTAAAGGCACTACAAGAAACCATTCCCCTAAAAGGCAACCCCAACCGTCAATCTAGCGTAGAAAAACAACTTAGAATCAGCCAAAAAGACGCCATTCTTTGCCGAACGAACGCAGGGGCGATGGCACGATTACTAACAGGTTTAAAGGCAAATCACAAGGTTGCCCTGCAAGCAGACAGCTCACGCATTTTGCGTTTTTGCCAAGGGGCTGAGAGCCTAAAAAACGGCAAATCTGCCTATGGTATTGCCGAACTTGCCTATTTTAACCACTGGGGTGAAGTCCAAGAATTTAGCGAAACAACCGACGGCTCTGACCTAAAAACTTGGGTAAAGCTCATCGAAGAGCATGGTGTTAGCACCATCACCCAAGCCATTAACGCCCTATCCACCCCAAGGTGTGCCGACTATGTCGTCTCCACCGCCCATAAATCCAAAGGCTTAGAGTGGGGGCGTGTGCAGCTTGCTGACGACTTTTTATACGATGTTACCGAACGCAGCGTAAAAATTAGTGCTGAAGAATTGCGGCTGCTGTATGTGGCGTGTACTCGTGGACAAGATACGCTTGATGTCCACGATGTTAATGACTTACTTTATGCCCTGACCACCAAAAAGCTCATCTATGACTGA
- the tatC gene encoding twin-arginine translocase subunit TatC translates to MTKPLLTPPTTDDMPIMAHFAELRSRLIKVVMAVIGIFLVLVGFSRQLYDYISNPLVALLPAHASLIATDVASGFVTPIKLSFIVAIFVSVPFILWQIWGFIAPGLYRQEKRIAIPILLFAILLFYLGVAFAYFIVLVPALKFFVMFSPDNVLPMTDIESYLNFVIKLFAVFGVMFEIPVVTLLLVLLGIVTPQSLAEKRRYIIVGCFAVAAVVTPPDGASMVMLAVPMCLLFECGLIMAKMLAKHS, encoded by the coding sequence ATGACTAAACCTTTGCTCACACCACCGACAACAGACGATATGCCGATTATGGCTCATTTTGCTGAACTGCGTTCTCGCCTGATTAAGGTTGTGATGGCAGTTATCGGTATTTTTTTAGTGTTGGTTGGTTTTAGTCGCCAGCTATACGACTACATCTCAAACCCTTTGGTTGCCCTGCTGCCTGCTCACGCAAGCCTGATTGCGACCGATGTTGCCAGCGGCTTTGTTACGCCCATTAAGCTTAGCTTTATTGTGGCGATATTTGTGAGTGTGCCGTTTATTTTATGGCAAATTTGGGGCTTTATCGCACCGGGTCTATACCGTCAAGAAAAACGCATTGCCATACCCATTTTGCTCTTTGCCATCTTGCTGTTTTACTTAGGTGTGGCGTTTGCTTATTTTATTGTGCTTGTGCCTGCTTTGAAGTTTTTTGTCATGTTCTCGCCAGATAATGTGCTGCCCATGACAGATATTGAAAGTTACCTAAACTTTGTTATCAAACTGTTTGCCGTATTTGGTGTGATGTTTGAGATTCCTGTCGTAACCTTATTACTGGTGCTTTTAGGCATCGTTACTCCGCAGTCGCTTGCTGAGAAAAGACGCTATATCATCGTTGGGTGCTTTGCGGTGGCTGCTGTGGTAACACCACCTGATGGGGCGAGCATGGTGATGCTGGCTGTACCTATGTGCTTACTTTTTGAATGTGGGCTTATCATGGCAAAAATGCTTGCCAAACACTCTTAG
- the tatB gene encoding Sec-independent protein translocase protein TatB, with the protein MLNLGFFELTLLGIIALIVLGPEKLPVVARTLGKWYGNIRRLQTRLKDELMSEFELAEATKELQAEIAKIRQSERAMKAQMQKLQRTLDEQYQDTAHQDPLQNKSYATADDIAQKNPRQAQKIQTTQTALNLPLANHWFLLGEYDKNRRLPVAPFLPNYTADTLLHNPYNHHD; encoded by the coding sequence GTGCTAAATCTAGGGTTTTTTGAGCTGACGCTTCTTGGGATTATTGCTCTTATCGTGCTAGGTCCTGAGAAGCTGCCTGTGGTTGCTCGTACGCTTGGCAAGTGGTATGGCAATATCCGCAGGCTACAGACACGCCTAAAAGATGAGCTGATGAGCGAGTTTGAGCTTGCCGAAGCGACCAAAGAACTGCAAGCAGAGATTGCCAAGATTCGTCAGTCAGAAAGAGCCATGAAAGCCCAAATGCAAAAGCTACAACGCACACTTGATGAGCAATATCAAGACACAGCACATCAAGACCCACTTCAAAATAAAAGCTATGCAACTGCCGATGATATCGCACAAAAAAACCCAAGACAAGCCCAAAAAATCCAAACAACCCAGACTGCCTTAAATCTACCACTTGCCAACCACTGGTTCTTACTTGGTGAATACGATAAAAATCGCAGACTGCCAGTAGCACCTTTTTTACCAAACTACACAGCCGATACGCTACTACATAACCCCTATAACCATCATGACTAA
- the tatA gene encoding Sec-independent protein translocase subunit TatA: MGGLSITHWLILLVVVVVIFGTSKLKNAGKDLGSAVKGFKDAVKEDETPKVITQKDGETVVTVTKIKETNTHSHQG, from the coding sequence ATGGGCGGATTGTCTATTACACATTGGCTGATTTTATTGGTTGTAGTTGTGGTAATTTTTGGCACAAGTAAACTTAAAAACGCAGGCAAAGACTTAGGCTCTGCGGTCAAAGGTTTTAAAGACGCTGTCAAAGAAGATGAAACACCAAAAGTCATCACCCAAAAAGACGGCGAAACTGTCGTTACTGTCACCAAAATCAAAGAAACCAACACCCATTCACACCAAGGATAG
- the hisIE gene encoding bifunctional phosphoribosyl-AMP cyclohydrolase/phosphoribosyl-ATP diphosphatase HisIE, producing MNWLDELTFNEHGLIPVIAQDYDTGQIMMMAWANRESLTLTKKLNQAVYFSRSRNKLWHKGETSGHTQIVHEIYTDCDSDAVIYSITQLGGIACHTGRASCFYKRLDTTNGTWQDTLAIIKDPKDIYGDCPKPHINPSKNPTGFEVLAKLDVILAQRKHADKDSSYVASLYHKGLNKILEKVGEEAVEAIIAAKQLQLMQSTNTDDTAAKADLIYEVADVWFHSLVALAHFDIDSTAILDELARRFGLSGIDEKNARQTN from the coding sequence ATGAACTGGCTAGACGAATTAACATTTAATGAGCATGGCTTAATTCCTGTCATCGCCCAAGATTATGACACAGGGCAGATTATGATGATGGCATGGGCAAACCGTGAAAGTCTAACTTTAACCAAAAAGCTTAACCAAGCGGTGTATTTTAGCCGCTCTCGCAACAAGCTTTGGCATAAAGGCGAGACAAGCGGACACACCCAAATCGTCCATGAGATTTACACCGACTGCGACAGCGATGCGGTGATATACAGCATTACTCAGCTTGGGGGGATTGCTTGCCATACAGGGCGTGCGTCTTGCTTTTATAAACGCCTTGATACAACAAATGGTACATGGCAAGACACCTTAGCTATCATCAAAGACCCAAAAGACATCTATGGCGACTGCCCAAAACCACACATTAATCCAAGCAAAAATCCTACTGGCTTTGAAGTTTTGGCAAAGCTTGACGTCATATTAGCACAGCGAAAACACGCCGATAAAGACAGCTCTTATGTCGCAAGTCTCTACCACAAAGGATTAAACAAAATCCTAGAAAAAGTGGGCGAAGAAGCAGTTGAAGCGATTATCGCTGCCAAACAGCTGCAGCTTATGCAGTCCACGAATACTGACGACACTGCTGCTAAAGCTGACCTTATCTATGAAGTGGCGGACGTTTGGTTTCATAGTCTTGTGGCACTTGCCCACTTTGACATTGACAGCACTGCTATTTTAGATGAGCTGGCACGACGCTTTGGTCTGTCTGGCATTGATGAGAAGAATGCTCGGCAAACAAACTAA
- the rpmI gene encoding 50S ribosomal protein L35 → MKLKTKRGAAKRFKKTANGFKRKQAFKRHILTKKSPKRIRQLRGCVMVHASDVAAVRRMCPYI, encoded by the coding sequence ATGAAACTTAAAACCAAACGTGGTGCAGCTAAGCGTTTCAAAAAAACTGCAAACGGCTTTAAGCGTAAACAAGCGTTCAAACGCCACATTTTGACCAAAAAATCTCCTAAGCGTATCCGCCAACTTCGTGGCTGCGTTATGGTTCACGCATCTGACGTGGCTGCTGTCCGTCGTATGTGCCCATACATCTAA
- the rplT gene encoding 50S ribosomal protein L20, with the protein MARVKRGVQANRRHKKVLARAKGYYGARSRVYRVAVQAVMKAGQYAYRDRRNKKRSFRRLWIARINAGARLNGLSYSRLINGLKKSSIDIDRRILADIAMHDAAAFTAICEKAKAALA; encoded by the coding sequence ATGGCTCGTGTAAAACGTGGTGTACAGGCAAATCGCCGTCATAAAAAAGTTCTAGCTCGTGCAAAAGGATACTACGGAGCTCGCTCTCGTGTGTATCGTGTTGCTGTGCAAGCAGTCATGAAAGCTGGTCAATACGCATATCGTGACCGCCGTAACAAAAAACGCTCTTTTCGCCGTCTGTGGATCGCTCGTATCAATGCTGGTGCTAGACTAAACGGTCTAAGCTATAGCCGTCTAATCAACGGTCTTAAAAAGTCAAGCATTGACATCGACCGCCGTATCCTAGCAGACATCGCCATGCATGACGCAGCAGCGTTCACTGCGATCTGCGAAAAAGCAAAAGCTGCTTTGGCATAA
- a CDS encoding porin, translated as MKKSPLAIAIKTTSVLAIAALSSQAFAAPDLYGQIRLSALAVDKTDTINDVATKTSARPDLSSGNSRIGIKGTEKLTDNTDLEYKLEYKVDVAENTGGNFSARHGYIALNNKQYGRLLVGRTISQDDYLSVSPAWWRNVGIGPVAGHDATWVNNSILYTTPKLNNGTTTAFIQYGMDEGSGAAGKGSRSFSTFKNNKETSLDRDFVIGGVQYAKDKVALNAAYTHAGKDLKSIRGSAEYKANDRLTVYGLAQLSDYNSNNDELAVSGGASYKINAPITAWAEAYHTDNYKGYADGKASGFNIGAQYDINKSLLAFASVGYAQDKYWEWDKKPEEIVVKNKIEKKTIETFNKKENTSKGIEVGMVYRF; from the coding sequence ATGAAAAAATCACCTCTAGCCATCGCTATCAAAACCACAAGCGTGCTTGCCATCGCAGCACTATCTAGCCAGGCCTTCGCTGCACCTGACCTCTATGGTCAGATTCGTCTGTCTGCCCTAGCTGTAGACAAAACAGACACCATCAATGATGTCGCTACCAAAACATCAGCTCGTCCCGACCTAAGCTCTGGCAACTCTCGTATTGGTATTAAGGGTACAGAAAAGCTTACTGACAATACCGACTTAGAATATAAGCTAGAATATAAAGTTGATGTTGCAGAAAATACTGGGGGTAACTTCTCAGCTCGTCACGGCTATATCGCCCTAAATAACAAGCAATACGGTAGATTATTGGTTGGTCGCACCATTTCACAAGACGATTATCTATCTGTTAGCCCAGCATGGTGGCGTAATGTGGGGATTGGACCTGTTGCAGGACATGATGCAACTTGGGTTAATAACAGCATTTTATACACCACGCCAAAACTAAACAATGGTACTACCACTGCATTTATCCAATACGGCATGGATGAAGGCTCTGGTGCAGCAGGCAAAGGCAGTCGCAGTTTTAGCACCTTTAAGAATAACAAAGAAACCTCATTAGATCGTGATTTTGTCATCGGTGGCGTACAATATGCCAAAGATAAAGTCGCTCTAAATGCTGCCTATACCCACGCAGGTAAAGACCTAAAGTCAATCCGTGGCTCAGCTGAATACAAGGCTAATGATAGATTGACGGTATATGGCTTAGCTCAACTGTCCGACTATAACAGCAATAACGATGAATTGGCTGTATCAGGTGGTGCAAGCTATAAGATAAATGCACCAATAACCGCATGGGCTGAAGCGTATCATACTGATAACTACAAAGGCTATGCAGATGGTAAGGCATCAGGTTTTAACATCGGTGCTCAGTATGACATCAATAAATCACTTCTTGCCTTTGCTAGCGTTGGTTATGCACAAGATAAATACTGGGAATGGGATAAAAAGCCAGAAGAGATTGTAGTTAAGAATAAAATTGAAAAGAAGACAATCGAGACCTTCAACAAAAAAGAAAATACCTCTAAAGGTATTGAGGTCGGTATGGTTTACCGCTTCTAA
- the pheS gene encoding phenylalanine--tRNA ligase subunit alpha — protein MMTIPTLNKPLSNLCEQDFIKFADSACTLISQAPDENQLQELKVQLQGKKSELVALSKQMGGLDVDDKKVYGGYLHELRTRLTTAFDHQGQLLAQKALNERLTAEQIDITLPARGVPAGGLHPITKITERMKQFFVQAGFSVATGPEVESDYYNFEALNIPSHHPARAMHDTFYFDAHYLLRTHTSGVQIRTMEKNEPPLRIICPGRVYRCDSDQTHSPMFHQMEGLMISKSSNFAELKGLIHEFLDAFFGKKMTVRFRPSFFPFTEPSAEVDILSDNGKWLEVLGCGMVHPKVLQNCGINPDEYTGFAFGLGIERFAMLYYGIDDLRLFFQNDLRFLKQFG, from the coding sequence ATGATGACCATACCTACCTTAAACAAACCTTTGTCCAATCTTTGCGAGCAGGATTTTATCAAGTTTGCTGATTCTGCCTGCACACTCATCAGCCAAGCACCAGATGAAAATCAATTACAAGAATTAAAAGTACAGCTGCAAGGCAAAAAAAGCGAGCTGGTTGCTTTATCCAAGCAAATGGGTGGGCTTGATGTAGACGACAAAAAAGTCTATGGTGGATACCTGCACGAATTACGCACTCGCTTAACTACCGCTTTTGACCATCAAGGTCAGCTGCTTGCCCAAAAAGCACTAAATGAGAGATTGACAGCTGAGCAGATTGACATCACCTTGCCTGCTCGTGGCGTGCCAGCAGGCGGACTTCACCCCATCACGAAGATTACCGAGCGTATGAAGCAGTTTTTTGTGCAGGCAGGTTTTAGCGTGGCAACAGGTCCTGAGGTTGAGAGCGATTATTATAATTTTGAGGCGTTAAATATCCCAAGCCATCATCCTGCTCGTGCTATGCATGATACGTTTTATTTTGATGCTCATTATCTGCTACGTACGCACACAAGTGGCGTACAGATTCGCACGATGGAGAAAAACGAGCCACCTTTGCGAATCATCTGCCCAGGGCGTGTTTATCGCTGTGATAGCGACCAGACGCATTCACCGATGTTCCATCAGATGGAAGGCTTGATGATTAGCAAATCGTCTAATTTTGCTGAGTTAAAAGGGCTTATTCATGAATTTTTGGACGCATTTTTTGGCAAAAAAATGACCGTGCGGTTTCGCCCAAGTTTTTTCCCATTCACTGAGCCATCAGCAGAAGTGGATATTTTGTCGGATAATGGCAAGTGGCTAGAAGTTTTGGGCTGTGGCATGGTACACCCCAAAGTACTTCAAAATTGTGGCATCAATCCTGATGAATATACAGGCTTTGCTTTTGGGCTTGGTATTGAGCGTTTCGCCATGTTGTATTATGGCATTGATGACTTAAGATTATTTTTCCAAAACGATTTGCGGTTTTTAAAGCAGTTTGGCTAA